ACGGTGAATACCATAAAGGTAGTAAATGGGAAATATCTCATCTGACTACTGTCCGGTACAAAGGCAAGCACTGTTATTGCTAAAAAAAGACAGCACAGAACCAGTTCAGCCAGTTGGGATACTGCTGGTTATCCACTCACCCATGCTTGCTGCCCATTTCACTCGTGAAATGAATCGGATGTGGCGAAGTGCTGAGCTAGGGATAACACCACAAATACAACGCAAACTCGACCGCCAACGGTTCAAGTGCGGGGATGGGACGGAGAAAGTTGATTAAAGGTCGATAAAATAATTTTAAATATCAAATCCGGAGAAATTGAAATCGTTAACCACAAGACCTCATCGCATACTTGCCGAGCCAAGTTGTTTTCTGCTTTCCACCTAGGAGAAAAGAACTTTTGCCAACTCTCCGCATAGCCAGGCAAAGTGAATCTGCCCCAGATCACTTGTCGACTGGTTCAAAATAAATACAGAAGATCCCAAGAAAGACTTATGAAAAGCTCAGACGTATCTCCATCAGAACTTTCATCAAAAGAGACAGTGATCGGCATAAATTAATTACCTAAAAATTTTCCAAATGACGATGCCAGATCCATCATTTTAACGACATCAATTAGCAGCATAGATGTTAGCAGAATGCTGATAATGGCAACTCCCAGAGGGATCGGATTTTTTTTGCGAATAACCCAACAGTCTCTGACAATAAGCGCAAAAAATGAAATGTTGACAATGTAGAGAATGTTCAGTATGAATATGCCAAATACTTTTGAAACAAAAAGCGCGCTAATAACTAGCGAAATCATCGACAATGTCTGAGCAGTCTCAAGTTTTTTGATACTTAGGACATAGTCCTTAAGCAATCCCCTCGCTATATCAGACGTTTTTGAAGTTGGGCTAGGCTCAGTCACGTTACTTGTTAAAAATTTAATTTAACACGCGTCTTCTGCATATTTATAGACAGTTGAAAAAACTTTGCTTATAAGGAATAGTGCTCGTAAAATCTTGATGCGCCATTTCCGGATCAAGTCTGTCCGATCTGCTCCTTTACCCCGTCTACGAACAGAAGCGAAAGCGGCAGCGAACCAAGTACGGGAGTGGGTGGAGATGGCTTAAGAAAGCATGGATGCAAAAAACAATAAGTCTTTACTGATCAAAGACTCACGACAGCAAAGTCACAAGATTGACATTATATGCTAAATTAACACTCTTCTCAAAGATCAAATCGATAAAAACTACATGAAGATGCTTCGAATTACCCTGCTAGCAATACTTATGACAAGCTCATCAGTAAAAGCAGCTTGCAACAAAGAGACTTACAGGGAAGCAAAGATTAGATGTGCAAGCAGTTTAAAACAAGACTGCATACTGAATGTTTACACTGCGATTGAAGGCATAGGCGCAGCCACTGACGCATTGGAATGCTCTTTAGGAGATTTTGGAGAAGCCATGGAAATGACCGTCGAAGATGAAACACCATCCCAATCTCAACCTAATACCAACCCAAAAGTACCCAGAAGAGGAACCGCAACGTCACCAACGACAACCCAACCTGGATCCTTTCAAGGAATTGCACCATTTGGACAAAACAACTCCAATATCCCAACTATGCAAATACCAGGAAATCAATATCCAAGTGCACTACCTCCACATGTAGTGGAAATGATGAACAAAATGCAGCAGACATACGCGCCAAGTCAAACCCAAGTTTCATGCCAAGGAGTCACAACATCAGCATTGACGGGTTTCGACCAAAGCGGGAATAAATCTATAAAGTCAAAACTGGAAAAGTTTGATGTAGTACAGATCGTCAAATCCCAACAGAATGGAGGTAGGACTTATTTCCTTTCCACAAATGGATTTTGGTATGATGCCGGGTATATTAAAAAGACTGCACAGTGCAATCTTTAATATCAAATCACTAACGAACCTTGACCAATAAATAGTACTTCGATTGGAGGGCAATTGCTTCCTGTTTTTTCATCTAAGCAGAGCAGCAGTCGGCATCTGCTCTTGTCCTGATCGGTAAGCCCAAACCGCTGCACCACCCGATGAGCATGAGTCACCCTTGGCTGCCTCTTCTCCTCTGCCAGTGACCTGAGGGCATCGAGCAGATCCTGATCTCGACCCTCCACCAATGGGCGTTATCGGTTGAGTTAGAGGTCCAAATCCCCCTGCTAGGCATCCCGCCAAATCACAGCGGAGACGGCTTTTCCCCTGGCTTGCGCGACTGGATCATCAAAGCGTCCGAGGCGATTGATGCAATAGTCCCTCCCATCCAGCCTCAACCTAACTTGGAGAGCACCGTTGTTGTCCCTAACCCTCGGTGGCTTCTTCAACATCCCTCTCCCTTGCATGGGATTAGGGCTTAGGGCTGACACTCCTCAGAAGCCAAGCCAGATCCATTGATCCAGTAGCCCTTCGTAGCCCTTGGGTGTCTCGAAGAGAGATCCAGTGCCCTTTTGGCTTGGGTTCTGGCTTATGGACTCAGGAGAATCCTGAGCATCCCTGAGCGATTCCTTCAAAACGACTGCAACAACAAACCGTCAGCACACCACCCCTCGCCCGCGGCGACAAGTTGCACCACAAGTTCGCGGTGATCGACAACAAAACTGTGATCACAGGCAGCTTCAACTGGTCACCGGCTGCCGCACACACCAACTATCAACACTAGGATCACGAACATTAAATCAAGTTTGACATGAATTTAAAGATTATTTTGATACTACTTGCTTCATCAGGTCTTGTGATTACATCACAATCAACTGCAAGTGCTTGCGAAAAACCAAATCCAGGCAAATACTGGCTTGGATGGGGTGAAGCCAGATTAATCGTCCCATCATCAGGAAGACCTTACCAGACTTTCAGGGGGCAGAATCATGACTTACCAGGAAAATACTGCAAGTCAGGAGACAACTCTGGAGTAACACGACAAGAGGAAAATGGAAAAATATGGGCTTACACTAAAAGTCCAGACTGATTAAAAAATTGTTGAAGAAAGCTAGCGAAAACTTCCAATCTCCACTGAAAGGCAAAAAGGCATTTCACTTTTGAAATGAATCGGATGTGGCGAAGTGGCGCATGCTGGGAGTCGCCATCAGCTAAGAATCGGCATGTGGATCGTTGGCATCAACTTAAATTTTGTTCATGGGCTTTTTGATATTGAGACATATCTTCAGTTCTGATTTTTTTACTGAGTTGCAATAACCGCTCTAATGGAAGAAGCTCCAACGGATATAAGCAAAATAGTATCAACACCAATCTTACTTACCAAGCACAATAATCACCAAAGCTATTAGGACCTTTTCGTACGGCGCTGACACGTTTTCCATCACCTATTAGAAAAATCGTCTTGCCTGACATTCTCGCTTCTTCACAGACCGCAAAGCCATTCATGCCAGCATTTAGCGTGATCCTCGACGGGCATGCTCCGCTCATCCCGTTGATAATCTCCATCAGGCTGCTGCCCACCTGGTAGCGGTCGAGATGTCCGCCCGCGCATGCCTGCACTGGAGATGGTTTTGCCAGGCTGATCGATCCAAGGGCAATAAAAAAGAGCATGAGAGTTTTCATAATGTGTTTTCTCTGGAGTAGCTAAGTAATTTTTTAGGTTAACAGATGTCATCTCAATTAACGTCACGCTCTTTTAGCTGAAACCCTGCTGGTCATTGAGTCACCCATGCTCGCTGCTCACTTCACACGCGAAATGGACCGAATGTGGCGAAGTGCTGAGCTGGGAATCACACCACGAATACAACGCAAGCTTGATCGGCAGCGAGTCAGATGCGGGAGTGGGGTGGAAAGAAGCTAAGAGGCAAGGGTTACAGTGGAAGTATTCTCCAATAAGCAAATGAAAGTCCTATTTTCATTACTTGCATCGGCGGTAGCAATAAGTCTCTACCTACCCGCGGAAGCCAGCAAAGCAAAGCCAGCGGATATTGAAACGCTTGATCAAATCTGGCAGCAATACGATATCCCTTGCAGGCAGGGAGACCAAAATGCTTGCCTACTAAGAGACCAATATCATATGACAATCAAACAGAATTTCCCCAATGCAGTTCGCGCCATGTGCCCACCAGATATGAAAAGAACCTGGTTTGAAACTGGTCGAAAAGCCATGGCAGCTGGCTGCATGCTGCCTTGATTATTGCCCTGAGAAAAATTCAATCATCTATTTTGCATGATTAAAACTACAATCATAGGAAGCTTTAGCTGGTAACCCTCTGCTGCACACAGCAACGACGGAAAATCACCGGTCGTACACTCACCCCATAGCGCCACTGTTCCAGCATAGACATAACTTTTTGCATATAAATAAATGATCGCCAAAAACACAGAAACTTCTATTCATGGGAAATAGCAATCATCGAATCTGACTCCCAACTCCTCCCCTACAAGGGTTCCTATCATTACCATTGACTGACCTTTGTTAAAGCGTTGGTACGACTTATCTGATCTGTTTATCGTGCACCTGACCGAGCCGCCAAGAAATTCCCCATCCGTCATCTGAAAGAGAATAGCTTTTTCATTGAATGGAATATCATCAATAATACCAGCATATCCAGTTACCCTGATTCTTTTTCCTTTAAGCTGATCTTCGGCACGTGCACTATTTCGATCAAATTCACTGGATATTTGCCTAACAGACATGGACAAATCATATTGCCTGAGCTCCTTAACCTTTGCAACACGTTTCTGCTCTGCTTCGATTGCTTTTTTGTCAGCAATCCTTTGAGATTTGATCTTTTCCAAGCGTTCATTCTCGGCACGCTCTGCATTACGTTTCGCCGCTTCTGCGCTTTCTTGTTTAGCGATTTGAACTCTAATTTTTCTTTCATTAGCGATAGGCATCGATTCACTAATGCTGTCTCCAATTCCAAAGGTAATTGAGAACATAAAGAAATAACCAATAAGGCTTAGTATTTTCCTTAAAGCCGGCCGGCCCTCGGAAGAACTCTTCCATATCAAAACAGGCAAACCAATGAGGCTTGACAGGAATACTGGAAACGCTATAATATTTAAAGACTCAAAAACCTGTGCCTTTGAAACAACAATTCCACAAACTAGTCCGATGATTATTACAACAGGAATTCGGGTCGATCTTCGCTGGAATAAATCAAAAAACTGTTTCAATTGATCCATTACCGATCGAAAAGGGTTGCGTCAATATACGTGACTAAGCTCAAGTCATGGACTAAGAAAGCTCGGAACGTAAAGACTCTATTTATAGAGTAGCTACCAATGAAACAATGCCATCAATAAGCCAGACAAACCAAACGGAAATAATCACGAAATCCTGCTGGTCATTCACTCACCCAAGATTGCCGCTCATTTCACTCATGAGATGAATCGGATGTGGCGAAGTGCTGAGCTAGGGATCACGCCGCACATCCAACGCAAACTGGATCGGCAGCAAGCCAAATGTGGGAGCGGGGTGGAGAGGAGCTGAGATTGTCAGGACTGAGGCGCAATTGACTTGGATGCTGACTCAAGACTCAGCAGTACTTGATTTTGATAACCAGTCAAATGGATCAGAACAACACTCCAAATCATCTAAGGAGTCTGAAAGTGACTGAGCGCGTTGACTCAGATAGAGCAACAGCTGCCTGAAATAGTCAGAATCAGCAAAGCAACGCTTGACCACCAATGAGTCGCCCACAGTCAGACCTGTGGAGAGGGGCAAAGGAACTTTTTTGCCATGGAAATTCCCAATCGTATGAACTGTGACGTAACTGATCGTCACCTGATCTTCAGTTCGTCCCTCCCAACGACTGACCTCATGCCGAACTGCTCCAACAGTTGAACGTTGAAAGCCCAATCCTTTCAGATGATGTTGGATCTTGGGGAATGCACCATCAGGCAATGATAAAACAGGGAAATCTTGTAGATCATCTAACTTCAACTCTACTTTGCGTTGCAACAGTGGATGCTGCTGATCAACCAAAAAAACAGATGGGTAACGAGTAAGGTTAATCACAACAAACTCATCATCATCAACTGGCACATCCGGATAACAACCCAGCCACGCATCCAAGATGGATTCCCTAAGGAGTGCCAATGGATGGCTCACATTCAAAAAGTTAGACGGCCCACATACCCAAGGCTGGGGCAGTTCATTTAAATAATCAGAACCAACTCCATAAACAGCATCTATTCTCATCGACTTGCCATAAGCCCAGCGATAAAGCTGATGCACTTTACGCTCAGCATTCAGAAGAGATAGGTCACCACTTAAGCTCCACTCTCCTTCTAACTTACAAGGATCCAGATCGAGAAACTCCGCAACGGATTTAGCATTTCGAGAAACTGTTGCTTGATTGCAATTCAAACCTAAAGCTGCATCCTTACCAGAACGCAGCCAAATCAGATAATCGAGACACGAAAGACGAAAAACGTCAAACATTAGTCAATGTCAAGAAGTGACAAAACTTCAAATATCACTGAAGCGATTAAATACTAGAGGCAAGGTAAAACTCCAGGGAATTTATGCAAAAGACGCATAGACCTGAATTGAAAAGCATGAATAGCCTTAGCCAACGATATCCAGATTTTATCAAAAACTATCACGCAAGCAATAGACATGCCTGTATAGGCTAAACACGTTAAACATCAAGCAGTCACCACAAATGACTTAGAATTAAGGTACAAATTTTCATCATATTGCGCAAAAGCGATGAGACAAGATGCTGAAAATAGAACATTTCATCACCAGTAATCAAGCAACCTCTGTAAATCCTTCAAGGAAAATACGAACCTGAAGTTAGAAGCCGAAAGAGCGAATTTTCCTCTGCAAATTGGTGATTTCGCAGCATCGCCTGGCCACGATCAAGATCAACTCCTCACAAAGACGCCAGATGATGCTGCAAACCCTTCGGGGATTTGAGCGAATCTGGCTCAACTCAGACATTGATCAATCCAGACAATGGCTTAAAAGAAATCTCACTCCAGCTCAAAGATCAATCACTGAACTGCGTTTCTGAAATCGTCGACATGACCGATCTCAGGTCAGAATGCCGCGACGTGATGGGCCATCCCCGTGAGACTGCCACTGTTCTTTTTGGGCTTGGCCTTGCTGCTGCCCTCAACAGCTCAAGCCAAGCCCAAAAAGGTTCCTTTCCCGACCAGGGAAGAACTGCGTTCACTCCAGCTACTGGCCTATAGCTGTTCGCGCGCCAACGACCAGGAGAGCTGTAGCAAGACTCGCAGCCTTGCCGATCCGCTTATGGACAATCCCAGACTATCGGCTGCCTGCAAAGACACCGTCTGGGAATTGGTTCAGGCCTCACAGGTGGTCACCACCAACAGCTTCCAGCGCCGCGACAGTATCGATCGACCGGCACGCCGTCTGACGTTGGTCTGTTCAGCACCCGAGAAACCGAAGCAACCTGCTGCACCAGCCAAGACTTAAGTGCTCAAACACCTTCTGTTCCTGCTCATAAAGAGAGAGGGCCGGGGCTGGGGTGATTGATCTCCATCACGCTTCAGAAGCCTTGACGCCTGAAAAGTAGCTGCGACAACTGGTCGCGCCGACAACCCTGAACAGCATCTGGCGTGTAAAGGTTCCCGGTATCCGCTCCCGTCAGGGATGACCGCCTCCGCCTCGGCAGAACCCGCTCCAATCTTCGTGCGGCTCGAAGCCCCTTTCACCGACCAGAAGCCGGGCACCTCCGGATTGCGCAAAAGCAGTGCTCAGTTTGAACAACCGCACTATCTCGAAAGTTTCGTTGAGGCTGTGTTTCGCACCCTTCCGGGCGTGCAAGGAGGCACGTTGGTGCTCGGAGGCGATGGCCGTTACGGCAATCTGCGTGCCATCAATGTGATCCTGCGCATGGCCGCAGCCCATGGCCTGAGCAAGGTGATCATCACCACCGATGGCATTCTCTCCACGCCGGCCGCGTCCAACCTGATCCGCAAACGCGAGGCCATTGGCGGAATCATCCTTTCAGCCAGCCACAATCCAGGCGGCCCCAATGGCGATTTCGGAGTGAAGGTGAATGGAGCCAACGGTGGCCCCACACCAGGATCCTTCACCGATGCGGTGTTCGAGTGCACCAAGTCACTGGAGCAATACGCCATTGTTGAAGCTCCCGAGCTGAGTCTCGGGACTCCAGGAACACACCACATCGGTGCCATGGAGGTTGAGATCATCGATGGTGTCGATGACTTTGTGGCATTGATGCAGCAACTGTTCGATTTCGATCAGATCAGGGGTCTGCTGGGCAACGATTTCCCGCTGGCCTTCGACGCGATGCACGCTGTCACGGGTCCCTACGCCAAACGTGTCTTCGAGGATCTGCTGGGAGCACCAGCCGGCAGCGTGCGCAATGGCATTCCACTTGAAGATTTCGGCGGCGGGCATCCGGATCCCAACCTCACGTACGCCCATGATCTGGCGGATCTTCTCCTCAAGGGAGACGACTACCGCTTCGGTGCAGCCTGCGACGGTGACGGCGACCGCAACATGATCCTCGGTCACCACTGTTTCGTGAATCCCAGCGACAGCCTGGCCGTCCTCACGGCCAATGCCACCCTGGCTCCGGCCTATGCCTCAGGCCTGGCAGGCGTCGCGCGCTCCATGCCCACCAGCTCCGCTGTTGATGTGGTGGCGAAGGAACTGGGCATTGAATGCTTCGAGACGCCAACCGGCTGGAAGTTCTTCGGAAATCTGTTGGATGCCGGCCGCATCACGCTCTGCGGCGAAGAAAGTTTCGGCACCGGCAGCAACCACGTGCGTGAAAAAGACGGTCTTTGGGCCGTGCTGTTCTGGTTGCAGATCCTCGCAGTGCGTCGTTGCAGCGTGGCGGACATCATGAGCAGCCACTGGGAGCGCTTTGGGCGGCACTACTACTCACGTCATGACTATGAGGCAGTGCCCACCGATGCAGCCCATGGTTTGTATGACCGTCTCGAAGGCCTCCTGCCTGGTCTGATCGGCCAACCCTTCGCCGGTCGCACCATCACTGGGGCCGACAATTTCAGTTACACCGACCCTGTGGACCAATCGGTCACCCAGGGCCAGGGCCTGCGCATCCTTTTGGAGGACGGCAGCCGCGTTGTCGTGCGCCTCTCTGGCACTGGAACCAAGGGAGCCACCATCCGGGTGTATCTCGAGAGCTATGTGCCCAGCAGTGGTGATCTCCATCAGGATCCCCAGATCGCCTTGGCCGACATGATCAGCAGCATCAACTCGCTGGCGGAGATTCAGCAGCGCACAGGAATGGACTGCCCCACCGTGATCACCTGAGCGTCAGCGACGCCGCTGCCCCCGCCAAGTCGTCTTCTGCGAGCGATACTCCTCCTCGGATGCACTCTCCTGGAGCTGACGCATGCTCTCGATCGATGAGCCAAACATCATGGCGGAGGCGATCACGACGCCTCGGAGATAAAGCAATCTGGTGCGAGGGATCTCGGCCGGTGTATTGCGAATGAATGTGCCGAGAAAAATCGTGAGGATGACGCCGATGCCGGCACCGATGAAGGAAGCCCAGAGCACCTTGAAACCGTTGAATCCAGAAGGGGCAGCGTTGCAGGATTGGGGCTTCAGATCGCGTCTCATGAGCTACTCAGTCTCGGGTCCTGCGTAGGCCCAAGCAGAGACTTGAGAACGACATAAAACACCGGCACAACGAAGAGCGACAGAACGGTGGCAATCAACAGACCACCAAACACAACTGCTCCGAGGGACGTCTGACTACGGGCGCCAGCACCACTGGCGAAGACGAGCGGCATGAACCCGAACAGTGAGGAAATCGCTGTCATCAAGATCGGCCTGAGGCGGGAACCTGCAGCAAAATGTGCAGCCTCCAGTGCATCGGCACCAGCCTGCATCCGCTGATTCGCCATATCCACGATCAGGATTCCGTTGCCAGCAGCCAGGCCGATCAACATCACCAGACCCACCTGGGCATAGACATTGAGCACCTCACCTCGCAAGGCCAGGAAGGCGAGTGCTCCCAGCATGGCTGTCGGTACCGTCATCAGAATGATCAGCGGATCGGAATAGCTTTCGTATTGCGCCGACAGCACCAGATACACCGCCAGGATGCCAAGCGCAAAGATCACCACCGCCAAAGCACCGGCCTTCACTTCCTCACGAGAAATCCCAGTCCAGTCGAAGCTGAGGCCCTGCGGATTGATGGTCTCAAAGATCCCCTTCATCGCTGTAATCGCCTGACCAGAGCTCTTGCCGGCCGCAGGCGTCCCTTCGATCTTGATGGCTCGATAGAGATTGAAGTGAGGCACCACCGTGGGGCCGAGCGTTTCACGCACGCTGAAAAACTCCGCGAGCGAAATCAGATCACCGTTAGAGCTTTTGACGTACAAGGCTGAAAGGCGCTCGGAAGTCGCACGGCTTTCAGCATCAGCCTGCACATAGACACGACGTACTTTGCCCTCCTGAAAAGTGTCGTTCACATAGAGGCCGCCGAAATTGATGCTGAAGGTCTGCATGGCAGCTCCGAAGTCAACGTCAACCGCGGCCATGCGATCGCGATCCACCTGAATCTCGATCTGTGGCGATTCAGGAGCGAACAGCGTATAGACACGGTTGAGATCGGGATCTGCGTTACCCGCCTGGATCAGTCGCCCTGCCGTGCCATAAAAATCAGCCAGGCTGTAGGCCCCACCACTCTGATCGAGAAGCTGAAACTCGAATCCACCGCCAGTGCCATAGCCAGGGATGGCCGGAGGTTCAACAACAAACACCCTGGCACCATCCACCGAACGGGCGAGCTTCTGATTGAGCCTCTCCACGATCGCGCCCACGGTCTGATCCCGTTGCTTTCGCTCGGACCAGTTCCTGGTGCCAAAGAAGAACAGTCCCTTGTTGGGACTGTTGCCATCCAGGCTTGCACCGCTAAACACTGATGCCGCAGTGATGTTCTTTTCCGTACGCAGTACGGCAGCCACCTGCTGGTTAATCGCTTCAGTGACCTGGGTGGAGACGCCCTCCGGCGCTTGCACCACGCCAATTGCATAACCCTGATCTTCGATCGGCACAAACCCGCCGGGAATGGCCCGAAAAGCAACGGCCGTGAGCAGGATGCCGATGCCGAGGATGCTCATCACCAGTCGGCGACGACCGAGAGCCCACTCCAAAGCGGAGGCGTAGCGGCTCTCCATCACGGCATAAGCGCTGTTGAACTTGGCGAAAATGATCGGTGTGAACCAACCCAGGGTGAGGCCTAGAGCTGGATAGAGCGTTACTGGAATGACCCGACTGACCCCCACAAGAATCAAGCCGGTCATGGCTCCACCAAAGGTGCAAGGCAGTGTGAGCGGTCGATCGATCAAGCGCCCCAGCAGCAGACCAATCAAGGCACCAACAGCCATCGGGATCAGCACCAGAGGTGCTCCAGCACCGACCACCAGCAATCCATACACAAAACCGATCACCGTGCCGGCGATGGCATAGCTCCGCCGTCCGGGATCCTTTGACTCACGCGCCAGCAGCAGTGCTGACAACATCGGTGAGAAGGTGAGAGCGTTGAAGGTGGAGATGGCGATCGAAAAGATCACCGTGGCTGCGAACTGTTTGTAGATCGTTCCTGTCGCGCCAGGGAAAAACAGAACTGGCAGGAACACTGCGAACTTCACCAGCGAGGTGGCGATGATCGCTGAGAACAGCTCGTCCATGGTGGCTTTCGCTGCCTGCAAGGCCGTCATCCCCTCCGATTTTTTGGTGGAGGTGTCCTCGATCACGGTGATCGCATCGTCGACCACGAGACCCGTGGCCAGCACCAGACCGAACAGCGTCAGCTGATTCAGGGAAAAGCCGAAGCCAAGGACCAGGCCAAAGGTGCCGATCAATGCCACAGGGATTGCGATCCCCGGAACAAGCGTGGCCTTCCAGTTCTGAAGAAACAGAAAAAGAATCAGAACCACCAGCACCACCGCGTCCCGCAGGGAATTCACCACGCCCTGGATGGAGGCGCTGATGAAGTCGGTGTTGTCGTAGATCTTCTCCATCTTCATGCCCACAGGCATGGTCGTCTCAAAGTTGGCCAACACCTGCTTCACGCCGTCGGAGACCTCGAGAGCATTACTGCCCGAGAGCTGATAAACAGCCAAACCAACAGACGGAACACCCTGAAGATCGGTCGCGCTGACGGCATAGGACTCACCACCAAGTTGGACGCTGCCCACATCTCGGAGGCGCACCAACCCTCCCTCCTCAGCGGTTCGCACCACCATCTGCTCGAATTCCTCAACGCTGCGCAGGCGGCCCTGCAATTGCACGGTGAAGGTGAACTGCTGCCCTTTCGGGGAAGGCTCACCACCAACCTGGCCGGCGGCGACAAGACGATTCTGACTGGACAACTGGTTGACCACATCGGTGGAGGTGAGGCCAAAACTGGTGAGCTTGTCGGGGTCAAGCCACAGCCGAAACGCCAGTTTTCGATTGCCGAAGTAGGTGAGGTCGCCGACACCGCTCACCCGCTTGATGGCATCGGTGAGATTCAAATCCAGCAGCCCACTGATCGTCTCAGCGCTGTAGGTGATCTGGTCAGGATCCGCGCTGCCAAAGTTGTAAACGAGCAGAATCGAGTTAGACGCTTTATTGACGCTCACGCCGGCCTTGCGCACCTCCTCAGGGAGTTGCGGTTCTGCCAGAGCCACACGGTTCTGAACATTGACCTGGTTGATGTCACCGTTGGTGCCGCTGGCGAAAGCCACATCAATGGAGCTGACCCCGTCGGCGGAACTGTTGGACTTGATGAAGTCCATGTTCTCGACACCGTTGATCTGCTGCTCAAGAACACTGGTGACACCCTCCTCAACAGAGACGGCATCGGCACCGGTGTAGTTGGCCCTCACCTTGACGGTGGGAGGAGCGATGTCCGGGAGGTTTTCGATCGGAAGAATTGGAATCGCAATCAATCCCACGATCACGATCAGGATGCTGCAAACCGTTGTGAGAACGGGCCTGGTAATGAAATTATTAGAGGCGGACATGACTCAGTCGCTCAGTTCTGCACCTTCACCGGCACACCGTGACGCAGGCTCAGAAGATTGCTGGTGATCACGTTCTGGCCCAGCTTCAAACCTTTGGTGACCGGATAACGATTGTTCTGGAGGGAACCGAGATTGACCGGCGTTTGCAGCGCAAACAGGGTGGCGGAAGGAATCATTCCCCGGTCAATTCCCCGTTTGATCCTGGCCAGATCAGCCTTACCAGGCTGCGCTTCAAGCTCTTTGAGAGTGCCAAGACGGAACACAAAACTCTGACCGGACGTCTGCGTCACGGCAGCGAAGGGAACGGATGGCTGCTGACGGGAGTCGAGCTGAACCCTGGTCCGCAACCTCTGACCGTTGCGCAGCTTGCCATCTGGATTGGGAAATTGAGCCCTCACCAGAAGGGCCTGGGTTCCGGAGTTGATCCCAGGATCAACCGACATCACCGAGCTGCTTGCCATCACCTCATTGCGACCCGGAAGACTGAGCAACACCGGTAGACCCACCCTGATGCGACTGGCATAGGTCGACGGCACCTCCACCCTGGCCTCCAGGATGTTGTTTCGAATCAACTTGGTGAATGGGTCGCCATTTCTCACCACATCCCCGACCTGAACGGAGACGTCCGCCACTGTTCCAGCGATCGGTGACTGCAGATTGCTGTAAGCCAGCGTGGCCTCCTGAGCTCTGACCTCTTCTCGCGAGGCGATATAAATTGCGCGCCGCTGATCACGCTCGGAGGCTTCCGCGGCACCAAGCGGCACCAAAAATTCATAGCGTTTCAGCTCCAGCAGATCCCTCTGCTCTTTGGCTTTCAACCCGGCCAGTTTGGCCTGCTCCTGAGCTTGATCAAGGGTCATGAGCAACTGACCTGCAGTCACCCGATCTCCCTGAGTGATCTTCAATTCAATGATCCGGCCTGATGCCTGAGCCGCAAGCTGAACCAGATCGCCGGCCTCCAGGGTGCTGACTGTGTCGACATCCTC
This genomic window from Synechococcus sp. MIT S9220 contains:
- a CDS encoding efflux RND transporter periplasmic adaptor subunit, with protein sequence MLAACGKGGDAQRPLPEVKKAAVSEAVFTEDVDTVSTLEAGDLVQLAAQASGRIIELKITQGDRVTAGQLLMTLDQAQEQAKLAGLKAKEQRDLLELKRYEFLVPLGAAEASERDQRRAIYIASREEVRAQEATLAYSNLQSPIAGTVADVSVQVGDVVRNGDPFTKLIRNNILEARVEVPSTYASRIRVGLPVLLSLPGRNEVMASSSVMSVDPGINSGTQALLVRAQFPNPDGKLRNGQRLRTRVQLDSRQQPSVPFAAVTQTSGQSFVFRLGTLKELEAQPGKADLARIKRGIDRGMIPSATLFALQTPVNLGSLQNNRYPVTKGLKLGQNVITSNLLSLRHGVPVKVQN